In Pseudocalidococcus azoricus BACA0444, a single window of DNA contains:
- the tatC gene encoding twin-arginine translocase subunit TatC, whose protein sequence is MSSTLDTETPVVEQNLTLTSDSDLEDEPTDPNDERPFEVEMGLFDHLEELRQRIFYGFIAVAAGIIGCFTQVRPIVQLLQVPAQGAKFLQLGPGEYFFVSCKVAAYCGILVASPVIIYQVIRFVLPGLTRREQRLLGPAVFGSAALFVTGLAFAYGLLIPAALRFFISYGADVVEQIWSIDKYFDFVLLLLFATGLAFQIPVLQLLLIALGIVSVPQMLSGWRFVIVAAVILGAVLTPSIDPITQGLFGGALVFLYFTGIGLGILFQRSTGFSQSPN, encoded by the coding sequence ATGAGTTCTACCCTCGATACCGAAACGCCAGTTGTTGAGCAAAATCTAACCCTCACCTCTGATTCAGATTTAGAGGATGAACCCACTGATCCCAATGATGAGCGGCCCTTTGAAGTGGAAATGGGTTTATTTGACCATCTGGAAGAACTCCGCCAGCGGATTTTCTATGGGTTTATTGCCGTTGCGGCTGGTATCATTGGCTGCTTTACCCAAGTCCGGCCAATTGTTCAACTCCTGCAAGTGCCCGCCCAAGGAGCCAAGTTCTTACAGTTGGGGCCTGGAGAATACTTTTTTGTCTCCTGTAAGGTGGCGGCCTATTGCGGGATTCTAGTCGCCAGTCCGGTGATTATCTATCAGGTGATTCGCTTTGTTTTACCCGGTTTAACTCGCCGTGAACAGCGGTTATTGGGCCCGGCGGTGTTTGGTTCAGCGGCCCTCTTTGTCACTGGCCTGGCCTTTGCCTATGGCTTACTGATTCCGGCTGCCTTGCGCTTTTTCATTAGTTACGGGGCAGATGTGGTGGAGCAAATTTGGTCTATTGATAAATACTTTGATTTTGTCTTGTTGCTCTTATTTGCTACGGGGTTAGCCTTTCAAATTCCGGTTTTACAGCTACTCCTCATTGCCTTGGGGATTGTTTCCGTGCCGCAAATGTTATCGGGTTGGCGATTTGTGATTGTGGCAGCCGTGATTCTGGGCGCAGTTTTGACCCCTTCCATTGATCCGATTACCCAAGGGCTGTTTGGGGGAGCCTTAGTATTTTTATATTTCACCGGCATTGGCCTGGGGATTTTATTTCAACGCTCCACTGGCTTCTCCCAGTCCCCCAATTAA
- a CDS encoding EVE domain-containing protein — MQYWLMKSEPNTFSWADLKAAPGQITCWEGVRNYQARNLMRDAMKQGDQVFFYHSNANPPAIMGIAKVVREAYADHFAFDPSSRYYDPKSTPEKPIWLMVDIQYERDIIPPIGLPELRTVPGLESMMLLQKGSRLSVQPVTPQAWEIIQQLRPGGQT; from the coding sequence ATGCAGTACTGGTTAATGAAATCTGAGCCAAATACGTTTTCTTGGGCAGACCTAAAAGCCGCTCCAGGCCAGATTACCTGTTGGGAAGGGGTGCGAAATTACCAGGCCCGGAATTTAATGCGTGATGCGATGAAACAAGGGGATCAGGTCTTTTTCTATCACAGTAATGCCAACCCGCCCGCAATTATGGGGATTGCCAAAGTTGTCCGAGAAGCCTATGCCGATCATTTTGCCTTTGACCCCAGCAGTCGCTACTACGACCCCAAAAGTACCCCTGAAAAACCGATTTGGCTGATGGTGGACATTCAATACGAGCGCGACATTATCCCCCCGATTGGATTACCAGAGTTAAGAACTGTGCCAGGCCTGGAGTCCATGATGTTATTGCAAAAAGGCAGTCGGCTCTCGGTGCAGCCCGTTACCCCCCAGGCCTGGGAAATTATTCAGCAATTGCGCCCCGGAGGCCAGACATGA
- a CDS encoding carbohydrate ABC transporter permease, translating into MPVSKVSSPQRSGLFRQYFQRGTPYFFLVPALLLMSLTVFWPAIQAFYLSFTRFEYDLTQAPEWVGLANFQQLAQDRVFWQTLGNSLVYLVGVVPILVFMPLVLAILVNQKLPGMHWFRTAYYTPVIISMVVAGIAWRWLYAQEGLFNQLLQELGWVQTAIPWLTSPQLALFSVMAVTIWKGLGYYMVIYLAGLQGISEDLYEAAALDGSDGWRKHWDITLPLMRPYLLLVGVISAISATKVFEEVYVMTQGGPLNSSKTIVYYLYEKAFMDLEVSYACTIGLVLFLVIFILSLINLKLSQGRALIS; encoded by the coding sequence ATGCCTGTATCTAAGGTGTCTTCGCCTCAACGCTCAGGGCTGTTCCGGCAATACTTCCAGCGGGGAACGCCTTATTTTTTCTTGGTACCAGCCTTACTCCTGATGAGTTTGACGGTGTTTTGGCCAGCGATTCAGGCGTTTTACTTAAGCTTTACCCGCTTTGAATACGATCTCACCCAGGCCCCGGAATGGGTTGGTTTAGCAAATTTTCAACAATTGGCCCAGGATCGGGTCTTTTGGCAAACTTTGGGCAATTCCCTGGTGTATTTGGTGGGGGTTGTGCCGATTCTAGTCTTCATGCCCCTAGTCTTAGCGATTCTAGTCAATCAAAAACTGCCGGGAATGCACTGGTTTCGGACAGCCTATTATACGCCTGTCATTATTTCGATGGTGGTGGCGGGAATTGCCTGGCGCTGGCTCTATGCCCAAGAGGGCCTGTTCAATCAACTCCTACAGGAATTAGGGTGGGTACAAACGGCGATCCCCTGGTTAACTAGTCCGCAACTGGCCCTATTTAGCGTCATGGCAGTAACAATTTGGAAAGGCCTGGGCTATTATATGGTGATTTATTTGGCCGGCTTACAGGGTATTTCCGAGGATCTTTATGAAGCGGCGGCCCTGGACGGCTCCGATGGTTGGCGAAAACATTGGGATATTACCTTGCCCTTAATGCGGCCCTATTTGCTGCTGGTGGGGGTAATTTCAGCCATTTCGGCTACCAAGGTCTTTGAAGAAGTCTATGTGATGACCCAAGGCGGCCCCTTAAATAGCTCGAAAACGATTGTTTATTACCTCTATGAAAAGGCGTTCATGGATTTAGAAGTTAGTTATGCCTGTACAATTGGATTAGTCCTATTTTTAGTAATTTTCATTCTGTCTTTAATTAATTTGAAATTAAGTCAGGGGAGAGCATTAATTTCTTGA
- a CDS encoding o-succinylbenzoate synthase has product MYAYPRFFLYQEPFRQPLKTHHGTWRIREGIYVRLESESGEVGFGEIAPLPAFGSESIGTAWTFCATLPNTIIAETIAAIPDTLPACQFGLSQAWTQLTEFPHLQPETFLYCGLLPAGRDLLTVPQLAKPSYGAWKWKIAVLPHARELEIFQAWLGSLNPETPVKIRLDANGGLNLRTARAWLTLCDRLNSQFQQEQRYIAIEFLEQPLPPQDWVNLQALSNDFQTPIALDETVDSLTALENVMGLGWRGPVVIKPVLMGAWSRLNTVLPQYRSQIVLSSALEGAIGRWGILALAQELNLTRYALGLGVDPWRPVPVLNTKAELADFWKLAIQVFRHTS; this is encoded by the coding sequence GTGTACGCTTACCCTCGCTTTTTCCTTTACCAGGAACCCTTTCGTCAGCCCCTAAAAACCCATCATGGGACTTGGCGGATTCGGGAAGGGATTTATGTCCGCTTAGAGTCGGAATCCGGGGAAGTGGGGTTTGGCGAAATTGCCCCCTTGCCAGCTTTTGGATCCGAATCCATCGGGACTGCCTGGACATTTTGTGCCACACTCCCCAACACCATCATCGCAGAAACAATTGCCGCGATTCCTGACACCTTACCCGCCTGTCAATTTGGACTATCCCAGGCCTGGACTCAACTGACGGAATTTCCTCACCTACAGCCCGAAACCTTTCTCTACTGTGGTCTATTGCCAGCCGGCCGGGATCTACTGACTGTCCCCCAGTTAGCCAAACCCTCCTATGGGGCCTGGAAGTGGAAAATTGCCGTGCTGCCCCATGCCAGAGAGTTAGAGATTTTCCAGGCCTGGTTGGGAAGCCTGAACCCTGAAACTCCCGTCAAAATTCGCTTAGATGCCAATGGCGGTCTCAATTTAAGGACGGCTCGGGCCTGGCTTACCCTTTGTGATCGGCTCAATAGTCAATTTCAACAAGAGCAACGCTACATCGCCATTGAATTTCTCGAGCAACCCCTCCCGCCCCAGGATTGGGTTAATCTCCAAGCCTTGTCCAACGACTTTCAAACCCCCATTGCCTTAGATGAAACCGTTGATAGTCTAACCGCCCTGGAAAATGTCATGGGTTTGGGCTGGCGGGGGCCGGTGGTGATTAAGCCCGTGTTAATGGGGGCCTGGTCGCGCTTAAACACGGTTTTGCCGCAATATCGGTCGCAAATTGTCCTGTCTTCAGCCTTAGAAGGGGCCATTGGTCGCTGGGGAATTTTGGCCTTGGCCCAGGAGTTAAACCTGACCCGCTATGCCTTGGGCCTGGGGGTAGATCCCTGGCGGCCAGTCCCGGTTTTGAACACGAAGGCTGAATTGGCAGATTTTTGGAAATTGGCCATTCAGGTGTTTCGCCACACGTCCTAA
- the recN gene encoding DNA repair protein RecN — MLIGLRIENFALIDQLDVTFGPGLNVLTGETGAGKSIILDAIDGVLGGKMSSRVIRTVPETQPNQIPPRTLIEATFSLTPALQTWLTAAEIDPLDETIICSRELSLVGGAFRSRSRVNGVLVNRQQLQSLRDLLVAITAQGQANQLLQAGQQRDWLDSFGGRELLVARKQVATAYAAYQHLCQAQESYLQGEQQRLQQLDLYKFQLQELRLANLEDADELQHLEEEFRRLNHIEQLQSQGFRAYQCLCEQERGQASVDLMGEAASLLQEMQAFDPGVAPIQELVESALLQIETASRQLRNYTDALEGEPQRLTEITDRMGHLKQITRKYGPTLQDAIHYQAKIEQEWQLLQATSMSQDQLTAQLQAAETQLDQACQELHHLRQQAANHLSQQLISQLQPLAMERVRFEVQFRAIPPTSHGADQVTFMFSPNPGQPLQPLSETASGGEMSRFLLALRACFATVETVNTLIFDEIDVGVSGRVAQAIGEKLYHLSQHQQVLCVTHQPIVAALADTHLRVQKKVLEPEQQTIVQLLILNPDQRAAELAQIAGGVNEQPALDFATALLKQAQELRQSLGTNQTTPKPKRTRKPTPA, encoded by the coding sequence ATGTTAATTGGCTTACGGATTGAAAACTTTGCTCTGATTGACCAGTTGGATGTGACTTTTGGGCCTGGTCTGAATGTCCTGACTGGGGAAACCGGAGCCGGCAAGTCCATTATCCTGGATGCCATTGATGGGGTACTGGGGGGGAAAATGTCGAGCCGAGTAATTCGGACAGTTCCAGAAACTCAGCCCAACCAGATTCCGCCGCGTACCTTAATTGAAGCCACTTTTTCCCTCACACCGGCCCTGCAAACTTGGCTCACGGCAGCAGAGATTGATCCTCTGGATGAAACAATCATTTGCAGTCGCGAATTGTCTTTAGTCGGGGGAGCATTCCGCAGTCGTTCACGGGTCAATGGGGTCTTAGTTAATCGTCAACAACTCCAGAGCCTCCGAGATCTACTCGTGGCAATTACGGCCCAAGGACAAGCGAACCAACTTCTCCAGGCCGGGCAGCAACGAGATTGGTTAGATAGCTTTGGAGGCCGTGAACTCCTCGTTGCCCGCAAACAAGTCGCCACCGCCTATGCTGCCTATCAACATCTCTGCCAGGCCCAGGAGTCCTATTTACAGGGAGAGCAGCAACGCCTCCAACAGCTTGATCTGTATAAGTTTCAACTCCAAGAACTGCGCCTAGCTAACCTGGAAGATGCCGATGAACTACAACATTTAGAAGAAGAATTTCGCCGCCTCAACCATATCGAGCAACTCCAGTCCCAAGGTTTTCGGGCCTATCAATGCCTTTGTGAGCAGGAGCGGGGCCAGGCCAGTGTGGACTTGATGGGGGAAGCCGCCAGTTTACTTCAGGAGATGCAGGCCTTTGATCCTGGGGTGGCCCCGATCCAAGAACTCGTGGAATCTGCCCTGCTGCAAATCGAAACCGCCAGCCGCCAACTCCGCAACTATACCGATGCCCTGGAAGGGGAACCGCAACGTTTAACCGAGATCACGGATCGCATGGGCCATCTCAAGCAAATTACCCGTAAATATGGGCCGACCCTCCAGGATGCCATCCACTACCAGGCCAAAATTGAGCAGGAATGGCAACTTCTCCAGGCCACCAGCATGAGCCAAGATCAACTAACGGCCCAACTCCAAGCCGCCGAAACCCAACTAGACCAGGCCTGTCAGGAACTCCACCACCTCCGGCAGCAGGCCGCCAACCATCTCAGCCAACAACTCATTAGCCAACTCCAGCCCCTCGCGATGGAACGGGTGCGGTTTGAAGTCCAATTTCGAGCCATTCCCCCCACCAGCCACGGTGCAGATCAGGTCACATTTATGTTTAGTCCCAACCCTGGTCAACCTTTGCAACCCCTGAGTGAAACCGCATCGGGTGGGGAAATGAGTCGGTTTTTATTAGCCTTGCGGGCCTGTTTTGCGACAGTAGAAACGGTCAATACCTTAATCTTTGATGAAATTGATGTGGGGGTTTCTGGACGCGTGGCCCAGGCCATTGGTGAAAAACTCTATCACTTGTCCCAACATCAACAGGTTCTCTGTGTCACCCATCAACCAATTGTTGCCGCCCTGGCCGATACCCACCTACGGGTGCAAAAAAAGGTTCTGGAACCGGAACAGCAAACCATTGTCCAACTCTTGATCCTCAACCCCGACCAACGGGCTGCCGAACTGGCCCAAATTGCTGGAGGTGTCAACGAACAACCCGCCTTAGATTTTGCAACGGCACTCCTGAAGCAGGCCCAAGAGCTTCGTCAATCCCTGGGGACTAACCAAACCACCCCCAAGCCCAAACGAACCCGCAAACCGACACCGGCCTGA
- a CDS encoding Era-like GTP-binding protein, with product MTAPLDGLAKVQACLQHLIAWHRHHHPDQEQIWGELVPLQEKLTYPVWQIAVLGQVSRGKSALINALLGQPQFPTGPTHGITLWPHSVRWQLELGGQTLAIDLTDTPGLDELAGEQRAAMAWEVAQQADLVLFVTAGPLNPVEINALKKLQELQVSLLFVANKQDLYLAWSKVDIDLQLQQAGLGQLITLEQILLVSAAPVAETGRELLPPNIQPLSTALTTWLTATAPKSRAQQVLRQTLSIEQHLGTALLEQPQPPLTSLWFMPLAGLGLVVCPWGLGDMVLGLGSSFGLLRWFCRFYGLPLTPPASGQAWQIILISTLGIGLLGQDSWAALLGEAEGNLTVWIAGIGTQIMAWAWGLSRLRQIIRTHVQQGYSGGSQGPGVLLKALETILN from the coding sequence GTGACAGCACCATTGGATGGTTTAGCCAAGGTTCAGGCTTGTTTACAGCATTTAATCGCCTGGCATCGCCACCATCATCCAGATCAGGAACAGATTTGGGGTGAATTAGTCCCCCTGCAAGAAAAGCTCACCTATCCCGTTTGGCAAATTGCGGTGTTGGGCCAGGTCAGTCGCGGTAAATCGGCCCTGATCAATGCTCTGCTGGGTCAACCCCAATTTCCCACTGGCCCCACCCACGGCATCACCCTCTGGCCCCACTCGGTTCGCTGGCAACTGGAATTAGGGGGACAAACCTTGGCCATAGATTTAACCGATACCCCTGGCCTGGATGAATTAGCAGGGGAACAACGGGCAGCTATGGCCTGGGAGGTGGCCCAACAGGCCGATTTAGTGTTATTTGTCACCGCCGGGCCGTTGAATCCAGTCGAAATTAACGCCCTCAAGAAACTCCAGGAGTTGCAAGTTTCACTCTTGTTCGTTGCCAATAAACAGGATTTGTACTTGGCCTGGTCAAAAGTGGATATTGATTTACAACTCCAACAGGCCGGCCTGGGGCAACTGATCACCCTAGAGCAAATTTTATTAGTCAGTGCGGCCCCGGTAGCAGAAACTGGGCGGGAACTCTTGCCCCCCAATATCCAACCCTTATCCACGGCCTTAACCACTTGGCTGACCGCAACCGCCCCCAAATCTCGGGCCCAACAGGTTCTTAGGCAAACCCTCAGCATTGAACAGCATTTAGGCACTGCCCTCCTAGAGCAACCTCAGCCCCCTCTGACATCCCTCTGGTTTATGCCGCTGGCGGGGTTGGGACTTGTGGTCTGCCCGTGGGGCCTGGGGGATATGGTCTTGGGCCTAGGGAGCAGTTTTGGTCTGCTGCGCTGGTTTTGTCGGTTTTATGGTCTCCCCTTAACCCCACCGGCCAGTGGCCAGGCCTGGCAAATTATTTTAATTTCCACATTGGGTATTGGTTTATTGGGACAAGATAGCTGGGCTGCGCTGTTGGGAGAAGCGGAGGGAAATCTAACGGTGTGGATTGCTGGAATTGGGACTCAAATCATGGCCTGGGCTTGGGGCTTATCGCGGCTGCGGCAGATTATCCGAACCCATGTCCAACAGGGCTATAGCGGCGGCAGTCAGGGGCCTGGGGTACTACTAAAAGCATTAGAAACGATCCTGAACTAA
- a CDS encoding DUF697 domain-containing protein yields MPLWFAAGLITVFWSLTWLWSHPAWGLSLSLLVAAGAWWGRGFLISSASPLPAIQAQAITPGQIETQLQATQALITTLNQYNTTHNLETQLFSIRQNLQRQHLSLFLWGNVGNHLASLGAELARLGNGNWQIQVSEDLRVMPNSDLILFVISGDLTGSEHQALQTLKDQQQRFLVIWQEPARPHLGELGILEQALTPKLAEFVAPRDWLKIKAHDPGLEPLQSRLSEILATEKQTLIWQHTLQASIRLCQQTQNQINQARKELALPIINRYQWLGAGAAAVNPVPILDLVVTGGLLVQLTLEMGKLYQRNFNLTQARPLAETLLRVMVQFGAVEVTTQTLSHWLKGNSLTYLAGSCLQGASVAYLLRVGGLSLIDYWQTVAAQPESKVNLGSQLQASLQKTMAQLPRSAFFRNFQPQV; encoded by the coding sequence ATGCCTCTTTGGTTTGCTGCGGGTTTAATTACTGTTTTTTGGAGTCTCACCTGGTTATGGTCACATCCGGCCTGGGGGCTGAGCTTGAGTCTGTTGGTCGCTGCCGGGGCCTGGTGGGGGCGCGGGTTTTTGATCAGTTCTGCCAGTCCCCTACCCGCCATTCAAGCTCAGGCCATTACCCCAGGCCAGATTGAGACCCAACTCCAGGCCACCCAGGCCCTGATCACCACCCTCAACCAATACAACACCACTCATAACCTAGAAACCCAACTGTTCAGTATCCGCCAAAATCTCCAACGGCAACATCTGAGTCTTTTCTTATGGGGTAATGTCGGCAACCATTTGGCTAGTTTAGGGGCAGAATTAGCGCGTCTGGGGAATGGAAACTGGCAAATTCAGGTATCCGAAGATTTAAGGGTAATGCCCAACAGCGACTTAATCTTATTTGTGATTTCTGGGGACTTAACGGGTAGTGAGCATCAGGCCTTACAAACCCTTAAAGACCAGCAGCAACGATTCTTAGTGATTTGGCAGGAACCAGCGCGGCCCCACTTAGGGGAATTGGGAATTCTGGAACAGGCCTTAACTCCTAAATTAGCTGAGTTTGTTGCCCCTCGAGATTGGCTCAAAATTAAAGCTCATGATCCAGGCCTGGAGCCTTTACAATCTCGTCTGAGTGAAATTCTAGCAACCGAAAAACAGACTCTAATTTGGCAGCATACCTTACAAGCCTCGATTCGCCTTTGTCAACAAACCCAAAACCAAATAAACCAGGCCCGGAAAGAGTTAGCTCTGCCGATTATTAACCGCTATCAATGGCTCGGAGCCGGTGCAGCCGCTGTCAACCCTGTGCCAATTTTAGATTTAGTCGTGACGGGGGGGCTATTGGTGCAGTTAACCTTGGAGATGGGCAAGCTCTATCAACGCAATTTCAACCTAACCCAGGCCCGCCCCCTAGCCGAAACCCTCCTACGCGTGATGGTGCAATTTGGCGCGGTGGAAGTGACAACCCAAACCCTCAGCCACTGGTTAAAAGGAAATAGCCTCACCTACTTGGCCGGAAGCTGCTTGCAGGGAGCCAGTGTGGCCTATCTCTTGCGCGTGGGAGGACTGAGCTTAATTGACTATTGGCAAACCGTCGCTGCCCAGCCAGAATCTAAGGTAAATTTAGGCTCACAACTCCAGGCCAGCCTGCAAAAAACCATGGCTCAGCTTCCCCGATCCGCCTTTTTCCGTAATTTCCAGCCTCAGGTCTAG
- a CDS encoding tetratricopeptide repeat protein yields MSLRITISALLAGLCLALSSNLTVAQGQSQQLSDLLRQGRELVSAGNFDQALQLYQQAAQLDARNPRIYSAIGFIYAQQKQYGPAAQAYQQAIALDQQNPDFFYALGFNLGMTGENHGAAAAYRQAIRLNPRYVQAYQGLAVILARLGDTQTAIQTYRQIIVMEPRNWEAFQSLGILYLNQGDMNQALTALRQASQFVPDNPNVQLNLGQVLLQSGDKTQGLAALEQAASLGQGDGNIQLTVGKVFLLQNDYQGAIRAFQRATQLLPNSTLAYIGLGETWMMLKQPHEAVLPYQTVTRLTPNNPEAFYNLGVALKASGRKRESREALKVSESLYKAQGNKEGIQKVKNAMKN; encoded by the coding sequence ATGTCTTTGCGAATCACGATTTCAGCCCTCTTAGCTGGACTTTGTCTGGCCCTCAGCTCCAATTTAACGGTTGCCCAAGGTCAGAGTCAGCAACTTTCTGATCTACTCCGGCAAGGGCGAGAACTAGTCAGCGCGGGTAACTTTGACCAAGCCCTGCAACTCTATCAACAAGCCGCCCAGCTAGATGCCCGCAATCCCCGGATTTATTCGGCCATTGGGTTTATTTATGCACAACAAAAGCAATACGGCCCAGCCGCCCAAGCCTATCAACAGGCGATTGCCCTAGACCAACAAAATCCTGACTTTTTCTATGCCCTTGGTTTTAACTTGGGGATGACGGGGGAAAATCATGGAGCTGCCGCTGCCTACCGCCAAGCCATTCGCCTCAATCCCCGTTATGTCCAGGCCTATCAAGGGTTAGCGGTGATTCTGGCTCGACTGGGGGATACCCAAACTGCAATTCAGACCTATCGGCAAATTATTGTCATGGAGCCGCGCAATTGGGAAGCCTTTCAGTCCTTGGGAATTTTGTATCTCAACCAAGGGGATATGAACCAGGCCCTCACCGCCCTCCGCCAGGCCAGCCAATTTGTCCCGGATAACCCCAATGTCCAACTCAATTTAGGGCAAGTACTCCTCCAAAGCGGGGATAAAACGCAAGGACTCGCAGCCCTCGAACAAGCGGCCTCTCTTGGGCAAGGGGATGGAAATATCCAATTAACAGTGGGCAAAGTTTTCCTGCTTCAGAATGACTATCAAGGGGCAATTCGGGCGTTTCAACGGGCGACCCAATTGTTACCCAATTCCACCCTGGCTTATATTGGCCTGGGAGAAACCTGGATGATGCTCAAACAACCCCATGAAGCTGTTCTTCCCTATCAAACTGTTACCCGCTTAACCCCCAATAACCCAGAGGCCTTCTACAACTTGGGCGTGGCTTTGAAGGCTAGTGGGCGTAAACGGGAGTCGCGGGAGGCCTTAAAGGTTTCTGAATCCCTTTATAAGGCCCAAGGGAATAAAGAAGGTATCCAAAAGGTCAAAAATGCCATGAAGAATTAA
- a CDS encoding caspase family protein translates to MANSPGLATTTPPRRRALLIGINHHGPGEVLPPLQGCLTDVELQKQLLRYRLAWGAGDIQVLTNQEATGAAIETGIQDFLLSGASTGDLLFLHFSGYGRQVSDRGATLIPYDAQADGSSDISLRWLSQLPLPPGVTFWCCFDAGFQTHPGLVERSRPSIGTAPPPPAPSPSMIWLQPTIAREIQLQGTQAGAFTQSITKQLWSHASTSSLSGYWAAQDLERQTGELIHLHWQAEAGARIPGTLNLTGGLTLSVPGADAAIITSAQDSQTAQIWLGGMASPLLTQAGWQSYFQPVMPEFSPTTAAFWVQNPVGLTATAPIADLSGLRRGTLLQERLRLLPHHLTLTIGLAETLDKVTRIDAVSGLDGLTDWVSATTEGTGDYRVIAQSEAEHCLYGLAWPGGTVLPQTLGNPGEAIKGAIRRLGTMFPVLLANKWLGLTLNGETSGLGVTVAWQKLLPQPELLLRVQTERALGAAPETAIGNFSAQAWERGVTFQVGEQFCYRLTNYSPAPVYALWLAWDSAAGLLVLPTLMDSPQLTWQLTLAPQLTTTLPVRELHYTSPCVNSYLLLSRTPFTQALDYLAHLPTSGDPPRLVPPKEALVLVQAILQDLHQNNPESPLKPATTSAYTLDLQAWATFCFTFRVV, encoded by the coding sequence TTGGCAAATTCTCCAGGCCTGGCCACAACAACCCCACCCCGCAGACGAGCTTTACTGATTGGCATTAACCACCATGGGCCTGGGGAGGTTTTACCGCCATTGCAGGGATGTCTCACTGATGTAGAGCTACAAAAGCAGTTATTGCGCTATCGCTTGGCCTGGGGGGCTGGGGATATTCAGGTTTTAACCAATCAAGAGGCAACAGGGGCGGCCATTGAGACGGGGATTCAGGATTTTTTACTATCAGGGGCATCCACTGGGGATCTACTATTCCTTCATTTCAGTGGCTATGGCCGGCAGGTGTCTGATCGGGGGGCGACCTTAATCCCCTACGATGCCCAGGCCGATGGGAGTAGTGATATTTCCTTGAGGTGGTTGAGTCAACTACCCCTACCCCCTGGGGTAACATTTTGGTGTTGTTTTGATGCGGGGTTTCAAACCCATCCAGGCCTTGTGGAACGATCCCGTCCGTCCATCGGCACTGCTCCCCCTCCCCCAGCCCCCTCCCCAAGCATGATTTGGCTGCAACCGACCATCGCCAGAGAAATTCAACTCCAAGGGACCCAGGCCGGGGCCTTTACCCAGAGCATCACGAAACAGCTTTGGAGTCATGCCTCAACCAGCTCCCTTAGTGGATATTGGGCGGCCCAGGACTTAGAACGGCAAACCGGCGAACTAATCCATCTCCACTGGCAGGCCGAGGCGGGGGCGCGCATTCCCGGAACCCTTAACCTGACTGGGGGGCTAACCTTGTCAGTGCCAGGGGCCGATGCGGCGATCATCACCTCTGCTCAGGACAGTCAGACGGCCCAAATTTGGCTAGGCGGAATGGCCAGTCCCCTACTGACCCAGGCCGGTTGGCAAAGCTATTTTCAGCCCGTCATGCCAGAATTCTCCCCAACCACCGCAGCTTTTTGGGTGCAAAATCCAGTCGGACTAACGGCCACAGCCCCAATTGCCGACTTAAGCGGCCTCAGGAGAGGGACATTATTGCAAGAGCGGTTGCGGCTATTGCCCCATCATTTAACCTTGACCATCGGCCTGGCCGAAACCCTGGATAAGGTAACGCGCATTGATGCAGTCAGTGGCTTAGATGGGTTGACGGATTGGGTCAGTGCTACAACGGAGGGGACAGGGGATTATCGTGTCATTGCCCAGTCGGAAGCTGAACATTGTCTTTATGGATTGGCTTGGCCCGGTGGGACTGTTTTACCCCAAACCCTGGGCAATCCGGGAGAAGCGATTAAAGGGGCGATCCGGCGGCTGGGGACTATGTTTCCAGTGTTGCTAGCTAATAAATGGTTGGGCCTCACCTTAAATGGCGAAACCTCCGGCCTGGGTGTGACCGTGGCCTGGCAAAAATTACTACCTCAACCAGAATTATTGCTCCGGGTCCAAACAGAACGGGCATTGGGGGCCGCCCCAGAAACAGCCATCGGGAATTTTTCAGCCCAGGCCTGGGAGCGAGGGGTTACCTTCCAAGTGGGGGAGCAATTTTGTTATCGGCTCACAAATTATAGTCCGGCCCCCGTTTATGCCCTTTGGTTGGCCTGGGATAGTGCTGCGGGCCTGTTGGTTTTACCAACATTGATGGATTCTCCCCAACTCACCTGGCAGCTAACCCTCGCCCCCCAATTAACAACTACTTTACCCGTGCGAGAACTGCACTATACCAGCCCTTGTGTCAATAGCTATCTCCTCCTGAGCCGTACCCCGTTCACCCAGGCCCTCGATTATTTAGCTCATCTACCCACCAGTGGAGACCCCCCTCGTCTCGTTCCCCCCAAGGAAGCTTTGGTTCTAGTCCAGGCCATTCTTCAGGATCTCCATCAAAATAATCCAGAGTCACCCCTCAAGCCAGCTACTACCAGTGCATACACCCTTGATCTCCAGGCCTGGGCTACGTTTTGCTTCACGTTTCGAGTTGTGTAA